GGCCGGTGCCAAAGATTTTATAGTAAAACCGTTCCAGGCGGATCGTGTCATCGAAGCGATTCAAAAAGCGTTAAGTTGAAGAAGGAATGCACATGCGCATTGCAGCCAGAGTCATCGTCATCCTAGTCATGTTCGGGAGCCTCTTGGGTAGCCATCCTTGGACGGCCCTCGCTCAGCCATCCGTCGTCGAATGCATGGATAATCCGGATCTTTCCGGATGTCCGGATGACGACGGAGGGGAGAATCAAACTGTTAACGGTTCGGAAACAGAGGCGCCGTCGGGAGGGTCGCTGGTGTGGAACGTCATCAAGCTTATCCTAGCCTTGGCCTTCGTTGTCGCTCTCATCTATGCATTACTAAAGTTTTTTAATAAAAAGAACAGGCTCTTCCAACAGAATCGCACGATGGAGAATCTCGGAGGATTGAACCTCGGCCCGAACAAGTCCGTTCAGGCAGTTAGAATCGGCGGGCGCGTCTTCATTCTAGGCGTAGGTGATTCCGTGCAGGCAATTACGGAAATTACAGATGAAGAAACGATAGACGCATTGAAGAAACAAGATATGTCATCCGGCTTCACGGAGGTCATTAAAAAGAACCTCCATCAAGGAAGGTCGGAAAATAAATCAAGTGATTTCAAGCAGTTATTTGAAACCCAGTTAAAGGAAATGAAAGAGAAAAGGAAACGGCTGCTGGACAGGAAAGAAGGGGGCGGCGGGGATGAATGAATTTGTAGACATTTTTTCAAGCTCTGACCCCGGCAGTGTCGCTACTTCTGTAAAACTTCTGCTCTTGCTGACCGTTTTGTCGCTTGCGCCGGGAATCTTGATCCTGATGACCAGTTTTACAAGAATTCTGATCGTATTGTCCTTTGTTCGGACATCCCTTGCCACCCAACAGATGCCGCCGAACCAGGTTCTTGTCGGTATTGCATTATTTCTAACGTTTTTCATTATGGCTCCTACTTTCCAGGAAGTGAATGAACAGGCGTTGACGCCGTTGTTTAATGAGGAAATTACGCTTGATGAGGCTTATGAAGAGGCCAGCGTGCCGATGAAGGAATTTATGGGAAAACATACGAGGCAGAAGGACCTTGCGCTATTCATGAACTATTCCGGCATGGAGGCACCGGAGACGATTCAGGATGTCCCATTAACGACGCTCGTTCCTGCCTTTGCCATCAGTGAATTAAAAACAGCCTTTCAAATGGGCTTTATGATATTCGTACCTTTCCTAGTCATCGACATGGCCGTGGCGAGCGTGCTTATGTCGATGGGTATGATGATGCTGCCGCCGGTTATGATTTCCCTTCCATTTAAAATCTTGCTGTTCGTCCTTGTAGACGGATGGTATCTGATAACGAAATCATTACTAGAAGGGTTTTAGGACAGGAGGTACAGGATGGATACTAATATGGTTATCTCATTTGCAAAAGAAGGCATTTATACGGTACTGCTCATTTCCGGACCGGTACTCATACTGGCTCTTGCTATTGGATTGGTAGTAAGCATCTTCCAAGCGACGACCCAGATCCAGGAACAGACGCTTGCCTTCATACCGAAAATTGTTGCTGTATTAATCGGATTAATTGTTTTCGGTCCCTGGATGTTGACGAACATGGTGGAGTTCACAGCAAATATATTCAACAACCTTAATGTGCTGGTCGGTTAACGGATGCTTGAATCTATTGCTCTTGTGAACGTACCGGCGTTTCTACTGATATTGGTTCGGATCACGGCTTTTTTTGCCACCCTGCCGCTGTTTTCCTACCGTACGGTACCAACACAGCACAAGCTTGGCTTCAGTGTTTTCCTTGCAGCCATTCTTTATTTTACGATACCGCTTCCGGCCGTCTCTCTTGATGCAGAATACATACTCCTTCTATTGAAGGAAGCAGCGGTGGGGATTGCTGTCGGATTAATCGCCTATATCGTGTTGGCGGCTATACAAATCGCCGGTGGATTCATCGACTTCCAAATGGGGTTCGCTATTGCCAACGTCATCGATCCGCAGACAGGAGCCCAAAGCCCTCTTGTCGGTCAGTATATGTATATCGTTACGCTCATCCTCATTCTGGCTGTCGATGGTCACCATTTAATGATCGACGGAGTGTTCTACAGCTATGAGTGGATCGGGCTTGACCAGCTTTTGCCTTTAAGGGAAGACGGATGGATCGAATATGTCCTCAACGCTTTTAATCATATGTTCATCACGGCATTTCTTCTTGCTGTGCCGATCGTCGGGTGTCTGTTTTTCGTCGATATTGCGCTCGGCATTATTGCAAGGACGGTCCCGCAGCTAAACGTTTTCGTGGTCGGGCTTCCGCTGAAGATCTTTGCAGGTCTTGCCGTGCTGGTCATAGCCATGCCGTTTTATATTTTCTTAATCCATAAATTATTTGAAACGATGCTTGATACCATGCGCGGCTTGATGGTACTGTTCGGAGGCTGATCGATGGTTTATTTGCAATTGGATCTTCAATATTTTGCTGCTGATGAAAAAACAGAAAAAGCAACGCCGAAGAAACGTAAGGACACGAGGAAAAAAGGCCAGGTCCCGAAGAGTCAGGATGTCAATACGGGTTTTCTGCTGCTTTTGGTCTTCGGTGTTCTGTATTTAACTGGAGGATTCATGAAGGAGACGATGACCGGCATGTATGAACATGCTTTCACCGATTATCTCTATATGGATCTGACCGAAGAAAGGACGGCTTCTGTCTTCCTGGAAATGACGACAGAGGCAGCGAAGGTGGTCGCTCCGGTTATGGGAATTGCCATCCTTGCAGGGTTAGCATCCAATCTTCTGCAGGTAGGAGTGATGTTTACGAGTGAGCCGTTGAAGATGGACTTGAAACGCCTCGATCCGATTAAAGGTGCAAAACGGATTTTTTCAGCCAGAGCACTTGTGGAACTGCTGAAATCACTATTGAAAATCAGCG
This sequence is a window from Bacillus sp. SB49. Protein-coding genes within it:
- a CDS encoding flagellar biosynthetic protein FliO; its protein translation is MRIAARVIVILVMFGSLLGSHPWTALAQPSVVECMDNPDLSGCPDDDGGENQTVNGSETEAPSGGSLVWNVIKLILALAFVVALIYALLKFFNKKNRLFQQNRTMENLGGLNLGPNKSVQAVRIGGRVFILGVGDSVQAITEITDEETIDALKKQDMSSGFTEVIKKNLHQGRSENKSSDFKQLFETQLKEMKEKRKRLLDRKEGGGGDE
- the fliP gene encoding flagellar type III secretion system pore protein FliP (The bacterial flagellar biogenesis protein FliP forms a type III secretion system (T3SS)-type pore required for flagellar assembly.), which translates into the protein MNEFVDIFSSSDPGSVATSVKLLLLLTVLSLAPGILILMTSFTRILIVLSFVRTSLATQQMPPNQVLVGIALFLTFFIMAPTFQEVNEQALTPLFNEEITLDEAYEEASVPMKEFMGKHTRQKDLALFMNYSGMEAPETIQDVPLTTLVPAFAISELKTAFQMGFMIFVPFLVIDMAVASVLMSMGMMMLPPVMISLPFKILLFVLVDGWYLITKSLLEGF
- the fliQ gene encoding flagellar biosynthesis protein FliQ — its product is MDTNMVISFAKEGIYTVLLISGPVLILALAIGLVVSIFQATTQIQEQTLAFIPKIVAVLIGLIVFGPWMLTNMVEFTANIFNNLNVLVG
- the fliR gene encoding flagellar biosynthetic protein FliR, with amino-acid sequence MLESIALVNVPAFLLILVRITAFFATLPLFSYRTVPTQHKLGFSVFLAAILYFTIPLPAVSLDAEYILLLLKEAAVGIAVGLIAYIVLAAIQIAGGFIDFQMGFAIANVIDPQTGAQSPLVGQYMYIVTLILILAVDGHHLMIDGVFYSYEWIGLDQLLPLREDGWIEYVLNAFNHMFITAFLLAVPIVGCLFFVDIALGIIARTVPQLNVFVVGLPLKIFAGLAVLVIAMPFYIFLIHKLFETMLDTMRGLMVLFGG